A genomic window from Streptomyces broussonetiae includes:
- a CDS encoding methylated-DNA--[protein]-cysteine S-methyltransferase, producing MDSQGQDEQQVVWAVVGSDIGPLMLAATRDGLVNVVFHATDAVRDRALERLASRLGDAPVEAPDSPLLAGAIHQLRAYFAGERHDFDLPLDWSLISGFNRQVLRELASGVPYGTVVGYGDLAGRVGQPGGAQAVGAAMGANPLPVVVPCHRVVESDGGIGGFGGGLETKRKLLALEGVLPEPLF from the coding sequence ATGGACAGCCAAGGGCAGGATGAGCAGCAGGTCGTGTGGGCCGTCGTCGGCAGCGACATCGGCCCGCTGATGCTGGCCGCGACCCGTGACGGCCTGGTCAACGTCGTCTTCCATGCCACGGACGCGGTGCGCGACCGCGCCCTGGAGCGGCTGGCGTCCCGGCTCGGCGACGCACCCGTCGAGGCCCCGGACTCGCCGCTGCTGGCCGGGGCGATACACCAGCTGCGCGCGTACTTCGCGGGCGAGCGGCACGACTTCGACCTGCCGCTGGACTGGTCGCTGATCTCCGGGTTCAACCGGCAGGTGCTGCGCGAGCTTGCCTCCGGGGTGCCGTACGGCACGGTGGTGGGCTACGGGGATCTCGCGGGGCGGGTCGGACAGCCCGGCGGAGCGCAGGCGGTCGGCGCGGCGATGGGCGCCAATCCGCTGCCGGTGGTCGTGCCGTGTCACCGCGTGGTGGAGAGCGACGGCGGCATCGGCGGCTTCGGGGGCGGGCTGGAGACCAAGCGGAAGCTGCTCGCACTGGAGGGCGTGCTGCCCGAGCCGCTGTTCTGA
- a CDS encoding glycerophosphodiester phosphodiesterase: MHARVVATTAVAVLGVAAVLLSPTSDARAGGAGEPTVIGHRGAAAYAPENTLPSIDKAAQLGITWVENDVQRTKDGELVVIHDDSLKRTTNVAKVFPGRGPWKVKDFTAAEIARLDAGSWYSPAYAGTRVPTLAQYMRRIEHNHEKLLLEIKNPELYPGIEQQTLKLLGNEGWLDHGHLERLIVQSFSADSIRTVHALKPAVTTAMLGAPKVAQLPQCARYADLINPSYGPLSRGYVAAVHTIRGPHGRRLGVFAWTVDNAATARTLADYGVDGIITNKPDKVRAALRSD, encoded by the coding sequence ATGCACGCGCGCGTAGTGGCCACCACGGCCGTCGCGGTCCTGGGGGTCGCCGCGGTCCTGCTGAGCCCCACCTCCGACGCCCGGGCCGGCGGTGCCGGCGAGCCGACGGTGATCGGTCATCGGGGTGCCGCCGCCTACGCTCCCGAGAACACGCTGCCCTCGATCGACAAGGCCGCGCAGCTGGGCATCACCTGGGTCGAGAACGACGTCCAGCGGACCAAGGACGGCGAACTGGTCGTCATCCACGACGACAGTCTGAAGCGCACCACGAACGTCGCGAAGGTCTTCCCCGGCCGTGGCCCGTGGAAGGTGAAGGACTTCACCGCGGCCGAGATCGCCCGGCTGGACGCGGGCAGCTGGTACTCCCCCGCGTACGCGGGCACGCGCGTGCCGACGCTCGCGCAGTACATGCGCAGGATCGAGCACAACCACGAGAAACTGCTCCTGGAGATCAAGAATCCCGAGCTGTACCCGGGCATCGAGCAGCAGACCCTGAAGCTCCTCGGCAACGAGGGCTGGCTGGACCACGGCCACCTGGAGCGGCTGATCGTGCAGAGCTTCAGCGCCGACAGCATCCGGACCGTCCACGCACTGAAGCCCGCGGTCACGACGGCTATGCTCGGCGCGCCCAAGGTGGCCCAGCTGCCCCAGTGCGCGCGCTACGCCGATCTCATCAATCCCTCGTACGGGCCGCTCTCCCGGGGCTACGTCGCGGCCGTGCACACCATCCGCGGGCCGCACGGCAGGCGGCTCGGGGTGTTCGCCTGGACGGTGGACAACGCGGCCACCGCCCGTACGCTCGCGGACTACGGCGTCGACGGGATCATCACCAACAAGCCCGACAAGGTGCGGGCGGCGCTGCGCTCGGACTGA
- a CDS encoding VOC family protein: MTKNSMCLDHVVLWVSDPVAAARFYTEAVGLDPVRVAEFVAEEVPFPSVRVNEETILDLAPRTFAEHMRMLPGAADSAGHPVNHVCLSLPTNAFDALRARLEQHGVPLSEIGHDSYGARGNAPRTFYFRDPDGNVFEARHYDE; encoded by the coding sequence ATGACGAAGAACAGCATGTGTCTCGACCACGTCGTCCTGTGGGTGTCCGATCCGGTGGCCGCGGCCCGCTTCTACACCGAGGCCGTCGGTCTGGACCCCGTGAGGGTCGCCGAGTTCGTCGCGGAAGAGGTGCCGTTCCCCTCCGTGCGCGTCAACGAGGAGACCATCCTGGACCTCGCCCCGCGCACCTTCGCGGAACACATGAGGATGCTGCCGGGTGCGGCCGACAGCGCCGGCCACCCGGTCAACCACGTCTGCCTGTCCCTGCCCACCAACGCCTTCGACGCCCTGCGCGCCCGGCTGGAGCAGCACGGCGTGCCCCTGTCCGAGATCGGCCACGACTCCTACGGCGCCCGTGGCAACGCACCGCGCACGTTCTACTTCCGGGACCCCGACGGCAACGTCTTCGAGGCCCGGCACTACGACGAGTAG
- a CDS encoding pseudouridine-5'-phosphate glycosidase has product MVLVVSEEVREAIDARRPVVALESTIIAHGLPRPRNLQVALELEDAVRQEGAVPATIAVLDGRPRIGLGKEQLERVANEDGMRKLGHRDLPLAVAAGVSGATTVSATAQLAALAGIRVFATGGLGGVHREWTVTQDESADLGLLASTRITVVCAGVKSILDVPATLQRLETLGVAVAGYGTDRFPGFYLSDSGHPVDWTLHSPEQVAEVMRAQDGLGAPESALIVANPVPQAKQLDPELHARVLADALRACAQQGVTGQAVTPYLLDYLVRHTDGASLNANLAAVGGNVRLAARIAAAWARR; this is encoded by the coding sequence GTGGTGCTCGTGGTGTCGGAAGAGGTCCGGGAAGCGATCGACGCACGACGGCCGGTGGTGGCCCTGGAGTCCACGATCATCGCGCACGGCCTGCCCCGCCCGCGCAATCTGCAGGTGGCACTGGAGCTGGAGGACGCGGTGCGGCAGGAAGGTGCCGTTCCGGCGACCATCGCCGTCCTGGACGGCCGCCCCCGCATCGGGCTGGGCAAGGAGCAGCTGGAGCGGGTCGCGAACGAGGACGGCATGCGCAAGCTGGGCCACCGCGATCTGCCGCTCGCCGTGGCCGCGGGGGTGAGCGGGGCGACCACCGTGTCGGCGACGGCACAGCTGGCCGCCCTCGCGGGCATCCGGGTGTTCGCCACCGGCGGCCTGGGCGGTGTGCACCGGGAGTGGACGGTGACGCAGGACGAATCGGCCGACCTGGGCCTGCTGGCGAGCACCCGGATCACGGTGGTCTGCGCGGGCGTGAAGTCGATCCTGGACGTGCCGGCGACGCTGCAGCGGCTGGAGACGCTGGGCGTGGCCGTCGCCGGCTACGGCACGGACCGGTTCCCCGGCTTCTATCTGTCCGACTCGGGGCATCCGGTCGACTGGACGCTGCACAGTCCGGAACAGGTCGCCGAGGTCATGCGGGCGCAGGACGGGCTGGGCGCGCCGGAGTCGGCGCTGATCGTCGCCAACCCCGTCCCGCAGGCGAAACAGCTCGATCCCGAGCTGCACGCACGCGTGCTCGCCGACGCGCTGCGCGCCTGCGCCCAGCAGGGCGTCACCGGGCAGGCGGTGACGCCGTACCTGCTGGACTACCTGGTCCGGCACACGGACGGCGCCTCCTTGAACGCGAATCTGGCGGCCGTGGGCGGCAACGTACGGCTGGCGGCACGGATCGCCGCCGCCTGGGCCCGGAGGTGA
- a CDS encoding MHYT domain-containing protein, with protein sequence MQGTVDGFSYGAVTPLVAYLMACLGGALGLRCTTRALLVTHSRRPAWLALGAAAIGSGIWTMHFVAMMGFAIKETPIHYDKPITYASLGLAIVMVGVGIFVVGYRGATGAALFTGGTITGLGVASMHYLGMAGVRFHGRFTYNTLTVAASVVIAVVAATAALWAAGRVRGFLWSVGASLVMGLAVSGMHYMGMAALGVHLDGPSHAAGAAPEPSALVPMLIGPLAFLLLAAVVVVFDPMMVVGRPVRMPDERKPGVPAARVPSHLDRRPALHEGRRPEHHGSRSR encoded by the coding sequence ATGCAAGGCACGGTCGACGGATTCAGCTACGGGGCCGTCACCCCGTTGGTGGCCTATCTGATGGCCTGCCTGGGCGGTGCCCTCGGCCTGCGCTGCACCACCAGGGCGCTGCTGGTCACGCACTCCCGGCGGCCGGCCTGGCTGGCCCTCGGCGCCGCCGCGATCGGCTCCGGCATATGGACCATGCACTTCGTCGCCATGATGGGCTTCGCCATCAAGGAGACACCGATCCACTACGACAAGCCGATCACCTACGCGAGCCTCGGCCTCGCCATCGTCATGGTCGGCGTCGGCATCTTCGTCGTCGGCTACCGCGGCGCCACCGGAGCCGCGCTCTTCACCGGCGGCACGATCACCGGGCTGGGGGTCGCCTCGATGCACTACCTCGGCATGGCAGGCGTGCGCTTCCACGGACGGTTCACCTACAACACGCTCACCGTGGCCGCCTCCGTCGTCATAGCGGTCGTCGCCGCCACCGCCGCCCTGTGGGCCGCCGGACGTGTCCGGGGCTTTTTGTGGAGCGTGGGGGCGAGCCTCGTCATGGGGCTCGCGGTCAGCGGCATGCACTACATGGGCATGGCGGCCCTGGGCGTCCACCTCGACGGCCCCTCCCACGCTGCCGGCGCCGCGCCGGAGCCGTCCGCGCTGGTACCGATGCTGATCGGCCCGCTCGCCTTCCTGCTGCTCGCGGCCGTCGTCGTGGTGTTCGACCCGATGATGGTCGTGGGACGGCCCGTCCGCATGCCCGACGAGCGCAAACCGGGAGTCCCGGCGGCCAGGGTCCCCTCCCACCTGGACCGCCGTCCCGCGCTCCACGAGGGGCGCCGACCCGAGCACCACGGCTCCCGTAGCCGGTAA
- a CDS encoding TerD family protein, whose amino-acid sequence MTAELVRGQNHPLSQVRLTIRVSAGVPVLVGATLGDENGTVHGSPWVAHPGAPAPPGVEVSRQAVAEHRLAVDLDALPEAVHRVGVFLALPTGSAGPPRFGAVAAPHTTVESHDGTELACYTLTGLDTETAVIALELYRRQGAWKVRAMGQGYATGLPALLADQGLQDAGELAAAIQHTTAHTSAPFSLQAVHDAPAPQDSSAHGAPGPTGPYAPDRREHPEPAPSCEAQNPYDPQAPGAAPRATGAPVDYTHPRRPHSAPQPPPPASAAAGDRPAPPVAGDAVGWSVEERLYNQVWGMFEDLARSAAAYRSAVEFADSRLEKELDQVLADPRGRLGTEGDAAREAAHSRRAQLVDQARAAFDRDLAQLTAESDVVEPALSPAYARWDNPVWHGYRVPTEPPMALRLGDLHLPESVPLRIPMLVRLPLEQGLWFDSGPEASADGFPDPAELRHLAMEAAVALAARLLAVHPPGDFALHVIDPAGDGAAALGTLTRSGALAAPSATGAAGVAEVLERLTRRVDLVQMALRAGTPEALPADLDTARQLLIINDFPHGFDERAVTRLRYLADEGPGVGVHLLLVADRGDAAAYGPLLDPLWRSLLRLTPVCDDHLADPWVGHAWTYEPSLVPPGSQIVQHVLTEVARARTKRK is encoded by the coding sequence ATGACGGCCGAACTGGTGCGGGGGCAGAACCACCCGCTGTCCCAGGTCCGGCTGACCATCCGGGTCTCGGCCGGGGTGCCGGTCCTGGTCGGAGCCACGCTCGGCGACGAGAACGGTACGGTGCACGGCTCCCCGTGGGTGGCGCATCCCGGCGCTCCGGCCCCGCCCGGCGTCGAGGTGTCCCGGCAGGCCGTCGCCGAACACCGGCTGGCCGTCGACCTGGACGCCCTGCCGGAGGCCGTCCACCGCGTCGGTGTGTTCCTCGCGCTGCCCACCGGGTCCGCAGGCCCGCCCCGGTTCGGTGCCGTCGCCGCTCCGCACACCACGGTCGAGAGCCATGACGGCACCGAACTCGCCTGCTACACCCTGACCGGCCTGGACACCGAGACGGCCGTGATCGCCCTGGAGCTGTACCGCAGACAGGGCGCCTGGAAGGTCCGCGCGATGGGCCAGGGATACGCCACCGGGCTGCCCGCTCTCCTGGCCGACCAGGGGCTGCAGGACGCCGGCGAGCTGGCGGCCGCCATCCAGCACACGACGGCCCACACTTCGGCGCCCTTCTCGCTGCAAGCGGTGCACGACGCCCCGGCGCCCCAGGACTCCTCGGCCCACGGCGCGCCCGGGCCGACGGGCCCGTACGCCCCTGACCGCCGGGAGCATCCGGAACCGGCACCCTCGTGCGAGGCACAGAACCCGTACGACCCCCAGGCACCCGGCGCCGCTCCGCGAGCCACCGGCGCCCCGGTGGACTACACGCACCCCCGACGCCCGCACAGCGCCCCGCAACCGCCGCCCCCGGCTTCCGCGGCCGCCGGCGACCGGCCCGCACCGCCGGTCGCGGGCGACGCCGTGGGCTGGTCGGTGGAGGAGCGCCTGTACAACCAGGTCTGGGGCATGTTCGAGGACCTGGCCCGCAGCGCGGCCGCGTACCGCAGCGCCGTCGAATTCGCCGATTCCCGCCTGGAGAAGGAGCTGGACCAGGTCCTCGCCGACCCTCGAGGCCGGCTCGGCACGGAGGGCGACGCCGCGCGTGAGGCGGCCCACTCCCGACGGGCGCAGCTGGTCGACCAGGCGCGCGCGGCCTTCGACCGCGACCTCGCCCAGCTCACCGCCGAGTCGGACGTGGTCGAGCCCGCGCTCTCGCCCGCATACGCCCGCTGGGACAACCCCGTGTGGCACGGCTACCGGGTGCCCACCGAGCCGCCGATGGCCCTGCGACTCGGTGATCTCCATCTGCCCGAGAGCGTGCCGCTGCGCATCCCCATGCTGGTCAGGCTGCCACTGGAACAGGGCCTGTGGTTCGACAGCGGCCCGGAGGCGTCGGCCGACGGCTTCCCCGACCCCGCCGAGCTGCGGCACCTGGCCATGGAGGCGGCGGTCGCACTCGCGGCGCGGCTGCTCGCCGTGCATCCGCCGGGGGACTTCGCCCTCCACGTCATCGACCCGGCCGGAGACGGGGCCGCGGCGCTCGGAACACTGACCCGGTCCGGAGCGCTCGCCGCGCCGTCCGCAACCGGAGCGGCGGGTGTGGCGGAGGTACTGGAGAGGCTCACCCGACGGGTCGACCTGGTGCAGATGGCGCTGCGCGCCGGTACCCCCGAGGCGCTCCCGGCCGACCTCGACACCGCGCGACAGCTGTTGATCATCAACGACTTCCCGCACGGTTTCGACGAGCGAGCGGTGACGCGGCTGCGCTATCTCGCCGACGAGGGGCCCGGTGTGGGCGTACACCTCCTGCTGGTGGCGGACCGCGGGGACGCCGCCGCCTACGGCCCGCTGCTCGATCCGCTGTGGCGTTCGCTGTTGCGACTCACACCCGTCTGCGACGACCATCTCGCCGACCCCTGGGTCGGGCACGCCTGGACCTATGAACCCTCACTGGTTCCGCCCGGCAGCCAGATCGTGCAGCACGTGCTCACCGAGGTGGCCAGGGCGCGCACCAAGCGTAAGTAA
- the uvrB gene encoding excinuclease ABC subunit UvrB yields the protein MRPVSHIERTVAPFEVVSPYQPSGDQPAAIAELAKRIEAGEKDVVLLGATGTGKSATTAWMIEKLQRPTLVMAPNKTLAAQLANEFRELLPNNAVEYFVSYYDYYQPEAYVPQSDTYIEKDSSINEEVERLRHSATNSLLTRRDVVVVASVSCIYGLGTPQEYVDRMVPLKVGDEIDRDELLRRFVDIQYTRNDMAFSRGTFRVRGDTIEIFPVYEELAVRIEMFGDEIEALSTLHPLTGEIISDDEQLYVFPASHYVAGPERMERAVNDIEKELGERLAELEKQGKLLEAQRLRMRTTYDIEMLRQIGTCSGVENYSMHFDGRLPGSPPNTLLDYFPDDFLLVIDESHVTVPQIGAMYEGDASRKRTLVEHGFRLPSALDNRPLKWEEFQERIDQTVYLSATPGPYELSRSDGAVEQIIRPTGLVDPEVVVKPTEGQIDDLVHEIRKRTEKDERVLVTTLTKKMAEDLTDYFLELGIQVRYLHSDVDTLRRVELLRELRSGEFDVLVGINLLREGLDLPEVSLVAILDADKEGFLRSGTSLIQTIGRAARNVSGQVHMYADKITPAMEKAIEETNRRRERQIAYNKANGIDPQPLRKKINDIVAQIAREEVDTEQLLGSGYRKSKDGKGAKAPVPSLGDKAAKGAKAAKTAKGQTVPTDRPAAELAEQIEEMTERMRAAAAELQFEIAARLRDEVSEMKKELRQMREAGLA from the coding sequence ATGCGGCCCGTTTCCCACATCGAACGCACAGTGGCGCCCTTCGAGGTCGTCAGCCCGTACCAGCCCAGCGGCGACCAGCCGGCGGCCATCGCCGAGCTGGCCAAGCGCATCGAGGCCGGTGAGAAGGACGTCGTCCTGCTGGGCGCGACCGGCACCGGCAAGTCCGCCACCACGGCGTGGATGATCGAGAAGCTCCAGCGCCCCACGCTCGTGATGGCGCCGAACAAGACGCTGGCCGCCCAGCTGGCCAACGAGTTCCGCGAGCTGTTGCCGAACAACGCGGTCGAGTACTTCGTCTCGTACTACGACTACTACCAGCCCGAGGCCTACGTCCCGCAGTCGGACACCTACATCGAGAAGGACTCCTCGATCAACGAGGAGGTCGAGCGTCTGCGCCACTCGGCGACGAACTCGCTGCTCACCCGCCGTGACGTGGTCGTGGTCGCCTCGGTGTCCTGCATCTACGGCCTCGGTACTCCGCAGGAGTACGTGGACCGGATGGTCCCCCTGAAAGTCGGCGACGAGATCGACCGGGACGAGCTGCTGCGCCGCTTCGTCGACATCCAGTACACGCGCAACGACATGGCGTTCTCCCGTGGCACCTTCCGGGTCCGCGGCGACACCATCGAGATCTTCCCGGTCTACGAGGAGCTGGCCGTCCGCATCGAGATGTTCGGCGACGAGATCGAGGCGCTGTCCACGCTGCACCCGCTCACCGGCGAGATCATCAGCGACGACGAGCAGCTGTACGTCTTCCCCGCCTCCCACTACGTGGCCGGCCCCGAGCGCATGGAGCGGGCGGTCAACGACATCGAGAAGGAGCTGGGGGAGCGCCTCGCCGAGCTGGAGAAGCAGGGCAAGCTCCTGGAGGCCCAGCGCCTGCGGATGCGCACCACGTACGACATCGAGATGCTCCGCCAGATCGGCACCTGCTCCGGTGTGGAGAACTACTCGATGCACTTCGACGGCCGCCTGCCCGGCTCCCCGCCGAACACCCTGCTCGACTACTTCCCGGACGACTTCCTGCTCGTCATCGACGAGTCGCACGTCACCGTCCCGCAGATCGGTGCCATGTACGAGGGCGACGCCTCCCGCAAGCGCACCCTCGTGGAGCACGGCTTCCGGCTGCCCTCCGCCCTGGACAACCGCCCGCTGAAGTGGGAGGAGTTCCAGGAGCGCATCGACCAGACCGTCTACCTGTCGGCCACCCCGGGCCCGTACGAGCTCTCGCGCTCCGACGGCGCGGTCGAGCAGATCATCCGCCCCACCGGCCTCGTCGACCCGGAGGTCGTCGTCAAGCCCACCGAGGGCCAGATCGACGACCTGGTGCACGAGATCCGCAAGCGCACCGAGAAGGACGAACGCGTCCTGGTCACCACGCTCACCAAGAAGATGGCCGAGGACCTCACCGACTACTTCCTGGAACTGGGCATCCAGGTGCGCTATCTGCACAGCGACGTCGACACCCTGCGCCGCGTCGAGCTGCTGCGCGAGCTGCGCAGCGGTGAGTTCGACGTCCTGGTCGGCATCAACCTGCTGCGTGAGGGCCTGGACCTGCCCGAGGTGTCTTTGGTGGCGATCCTGGACGCCGACAAGGAGGGCTTCCTGCGCTCCGGCACCTCGCTGATCCAGACCATCGGCCGCGCGGCGCGCAACGTCTCCGGCCAGGTCCACATGTACGCCGACAAGATCACCCCGGCGATGGAGAAGGCCATCGAGGAGACCAACCGCCGCCGGGAGAGGCAGATCGCCTACAACAAGGCGAACGGCATCGACCCGCAGCCCCTGCGCAAGAAGATCAACGACATCGTCGCGCAGATCGCCCGTGAGGAGGTCGACACCGAGCAGCTTCTCGGCAGCGGCTACCGCAAGTCCAAGGACGGCAAGGGTGCCAAGGCCCCCGTACCGTCGCTCGGTGACAAGGCGGCCAAGGGCGCGAAGGCCGCCAAGACCGCCAAGGGCCAGACGGTACCCACGGACCGTCCGGCGGCCGAACTCGCCGAGCAGATCGAGGAGATGACCGAGCGGATGCGTGCCGCCGCCGCGGAGCTTCAGTTCGAGATCGCGGCCCGGCTGCGCGACGAGGTGTCGGAGATGAAGAAGGAGCTGCGCCAGATGCGGGAGGCAGGCCTCGCCTGA
- a CDS encoding TerC/Alx family metal homeostasis membrane protein translates to MDVSVTLWVLTVVGLAALIAVDFFIGRKPHEVSIKEAGIWTVVWIVLAGLFGLGLLVFGGGRPAGEFFAGYITEKSLSVDNLFVFVLIMAKFAVPARYQQRVLLVGVLIALVLRAIFIAAGAAILASFSWVFYLFGAFLIWTAWKLIQEARADEADEEFEENKLLKAAERRFGVADRYHGTKLWIQENGKRVMTPMLVVMLAIGTTDVLFALDSIPAIFGLTQDPYIVFTANAFALMGLRQLYFLIGGLLKKLVHLSYGLSVILGFIGVKLVLHALHESGVHVPEISIPVSLGVICAVLAVTTVTSLMASKKRTAAETSGAGGEGTAKDSIDA, encoded by the coding sequence GTGGACGTTTCCGTGACCCTGTGGGTGCTGACCGTCGTGGGCCTGGCCGCCCTGATCGCCGTCGATTTCTTCATCGGCCGCAAGCCGCACGAGGTGTCGATCAAGGAAGCCGGCATCTGGACCGTCGTGTGGATCGTCCTGGCCGGACTCTTCGGTCTGGGCCTCCTCGTCTTCGGAGGCGGGCGGCCCGCCGGTGAGTTCTTCGCCGGCTACATCACCGAGAAGTCGCTGAGCGTCGACAACCTCTTCGTCTTCGTCCTGATCATGGCGAAGTTCGCCGTGCCCGCCCGGTACCAGCAGCGCGTGCTGCTCGTCGGCGTGCTCATAGCCCTGGTGCTGCGGGCGATCTTCATCGCCGCGGGAGCCGCCATCCTCGCTAGCTTCTCCTGGGTGTTCTACCTCTTCGGCGCCTTCCTGATCTGGACCGCCTGGAAGCTCATCCAGGAGGCCCGCGCGGACGAGGCGGACGAGGAGTTCGAGGAGAACAAGCTGCTGAAGGCCGCTGAGCGCAGGTTCGGCGTCGCCGACCGCTACCACGGCACCAAGCTGTGGATCCAGGAGAACGGCAAGCGGGTCATGACCCCGATGCTGGTCGTGATGCTCGCCATTGGAACCACGGACGTCCTGTTCGCCCTGGACTCCATCCCCGCGATCTTCGGTCTGACGCAGGACCCGTACATCGTCTTCACCGCCAACGCCTTCGCCCTGATGGGGCTGCGTCAGCTGTACTTCCTCATCGGTGGTCTGCTGAAGAAACTGGTCCACCTCTCGTACGGCCTGTCGGTCATCCTCGGCTTCATCGGCGTCAAGCTGGTGCTGCACGCCCTGCACGAGTCCGGGGTCCACGTGCCCGAGATCAGCATTCCGGTCTCGCTCGGCGTGATCTGTGCCGTCCTGGCCGTCACCACCGTCACCAGCCTGATGGCGAGCAAGAAGCGGACGGCCGCCGAGACATCGGGTGCCGGTGGCGAAGGCACCGCAAAGGACAGCATCGACGCCTGA
- a CDS encoding carbohydrate kinase family protein, producing MGPEVTASREGALLVVGDVVTDVVARHRGPLAGGTDTAATIRTLPGGAGANVACWAAHAGCADVRLLGRVGADTAAWHERELVAAGVRPRLVVDPEAATGTVICLVDTGAAAERTFLTDSGASLRLEPADWSDAWLDGVARLHLSGYLLFTEPSRALARTALAAARARGVPVSLDPASAGFLARLGVDRFLAFAEGLDVLLPSRDEACLLTGLPDPVDAAAKLSRHVSLVVVKAGADGALVARSGATPVRIPATPAAPRDTTGAGDAFTGAFLAALLTGADPQEAASRGCRAGAEAVRRVGARPPRTGSDR from the coding sequence CTGGGCCCGGAGGTGACCGCGAGCCGGGAGGGGGCCCTGCTGGTCGTCGGGGACGTGGTCACGGACGTGGTCGCCCGGCACCGGGGACCGCTCGCGGGCGGCACCGACACGGCTGCCACGATCCGGACGCTGCCCGGCGGCGCGGGAGCGAACGTGGCCTGCTGGGCCGCCCACGCGGGCTGTGCGGACGTACGCCTCCTCGGGCGAGTGGGTGCGGACACGGCCGCGTGGCACGAGCGGGAGCTGGTCGCGGCCGGGGTGCGTCCCCGGCTGGTGGTTGATCCGGAGGCGGCGACCGGGACGGTGATCTGTCTAGTCGACACCGGGGCGGCGGCCGAGCGTACGTTCCTCACGGACAGCGGGGCGTCGTTGCGGCTCGAGCCGGCCGACTGGTCGGACGCCTGGCTCGACGGGGTCGCCCGGTTGCATCTGTCGGGCTATCTGCTGTTCACGGAGCCGAGCCGAGCGCTGGCGCGCACGGCACTCGCGGCGGCACGCGCGCGTGGTGTTCCGGTCAGTCTGGATCCGGCGTCGGCGGGTTTCCTGGCTCGGCTCGGGGTGGACCGGTTCCTCGCCTTCGCGGAGGGGCTGGACGTGCTGCTGCCCAGCCGGGACGAGGCGTGTCTGCTGACCGGGCTGCCGGATCCGGTGGACGCGGCGGCCAAGTTGAGCCGTCACGTGTCGCTGGTGGTGGTCAAAGCGGGCGCGGACGGGGCGCTGGTGGCGCGTTCCGGCGCGACGCCCGTCCGGATTCCGGCGACACCGGCCGCCCCCCGGGACACCACGGGCGCCGGTGACGCGTTCACCGGCGCGTTCCTCGCCGCTCTGCTCACGGGCGCGGATCCGCAGGAGGCGGCGTCCCGGGGCTGCCGGGCGGGCGCGGAGGCGGTACGGCGGGTGGGCGCCAGACCGCCTCGAACGGGGAGCGACCGCTAG
- a CDS encoding TerD family protein encodes MSVNLSKGQAISLEKKDGATLTAVRMGLGWQAAKRRGLFGSRTREIDLDASAVLFAEKQPVDVVFFRHLVSDDGSVRHTGDNLVGGVGQGGDDEAILVDLQRVPVHIDQIVFTVNSFTGQTFQEVQNAFCRLVDETNGQELARYTLDGGGDYTAQIMAKVHRAGSGWTMTALGSPANGRTFQDLMPAILPHL; translated from the coding sequence GTGTCCGTCAACTTGAGCAAGGGTCAGGCCATCAGCCTGGAGAAGAAGGACGGGGCCACCCTGACCGCGGTCCGCATGGGGCTGGGCTGGCAGGCGGCGAAGCGGCGCGGCCTGTTCGGCTCCCGTACGCGGGAGATCGACCTGGACGCCTCGGCTGTGCTCTTCGCCGAGAAGCAGCCGGTCGACGTCGTCTTCTTCCGCCACCTGGTGAGCGATGACGGCTCTGTCCGCCACACCGGGGACAACCTCGTCGGCGGCGTCGGCCAGGGCGGGGACGACGAGGCGATCCTGGTCGACCTGCAGCGCGTTCCGGTCCACATCGACCAGATCGTCTTCACCGTGAACTCCTTCACGGGGCAGACCTTCCAGGAGGTGCAGAACGCGTTCTGCCGCCTCGTGGACGAGACCAACGGCCAGGAACTCGCCCGCTACACGCTGGACGGCGGCGGTGACTACACCGCCCAGATCATGGCCAAGGTGCACCGCGCGGGCTCGGGCTGGACGATGACCGCCCTGGGATCCCCGGCCAACGGCCGCACCTTCCAGGACCTGATGCCGGCGATCCTGCCGCACCTGTAG